In Deltaproteobacteria bacterium, the DNA window ATTGTTGAAATCGTTAATCCTCAAACCGGCAAACAATTGGGGCCGGGCGAAGTCGGCGAGGTCGTAGGAACCTGTTTCAATAAAGTCTATCCTTTGATCCGCTTCGGGACCGGGGATTTGTCATACTTGAGCGACGAACCCTGTCCCTGCGGCCGCACTTCACCCCGTCTGGTTAAAATCGTCGGCCGGGTGGACCAGGTCACCAAGGTCAAAGGCATGTTCATCCACCCTGCTTTAGTGGACTTGGTGGCGGCCAAATTTTCGGATATCTGCGCCTGCCAGGTGGTGGTGACCCGGGAAGGGCATCAGGACAAGATGACCTTCCGGGCCGAGCTTACCCAGCCCTGTTCCAATCCAGACGAATTGTCTATGGCCGTGGGAAAGGTGATCCAGGAAATCCTCCGCGTCCGGGGAGAGGTCCAATTCCTGCCCAAGGGGTCCTTGGCCAAAGAGGCTAAGAAGATCGAGGATAAAAGGGTCTGGGAGTAGATCGTTCGGAGTTAGAGTTCGGAGAAGCTGATATTTGAGGAGGCTTTCCCTCAAGCCTCATTGTATAACTTTTAATCGTTCGATGTCTTTTCATAGCTCTCCTTCCCAACGCGGCTGGCCCGGTCGAAGAGTTCAAGATCATTGGCCATTTTCTTATTTCTTGGGAAAATACTTCACATGACTTATATTTTTAAAATCTGAATCCTGAGTCCAGAGAATGGCTTTGAATTCCTGCGCTGTTGCGAGAATGATACTGTCCGCCATTGGAAGATTATGCTCCAAACTTAGCTTTGAAGCAGCGATTGCCAATGATGCGTTCAGATCTACAACCGTTCCTTTTTGCATAGCAACAACCGCCTGCAGTGCTTCATTCTCACTGGACTCCCGGAGAATGACCTTGAAAACCTCGTATATCGTTACCGTTGGGACAACAAGCAAAGCCGAATCACTTAGCGGGGACAGGAAATGCTTGGCATTGGGCTCATCCGCAAAGTATGCAAGCCAGCCGGAAGAATCTACGATATTCATACTCTATCTTCCTCTCGCTTAAATTCAGTATTGATGCCCTTGAGGAATCCGCGGAGTTCTTTGATATCGCGTTCCGGTATTAGTTCAATACGTCCGGCATATTCGACAACCTGCATTTTTTGGCCCGGCAGAAGATTCAATGCCTCTCTAACTGTTTTGGGTATTACGACTTGATATTTTGGTGATACGGTTACTGATTGCATACTAATACCTCCGTCGATCAATTTTGTATTACGATATCATGATCGATATGGCTTTGTCAATTATAATGATGGCGAACAAAGAATTCAACGGGAAGACCGGGTCTTCTGGTACTATGGACCGGGGAAAGGCGAAATTACCCTTATTTCAATAACGCCCCATCCTTAAATCGTCCCCTCTTCTTGGACGATTTCGATCATAGAAATCTCTAAATCCTGCTACCTCCCTTTTTCGGGGCCAGAATGGCTCCTTTATGGTTGTTGAATATCCCGATATGGAAATTGTTTTCTCGTCTGTTTTTAAGAACTTGACAAATGTCGGCCAATTTGCTACCTGGAAAAGAATGAAAAAGGACCGGAAGGTTTATGAAATGGAGGAACTATGCAAGAATGCTATTTGATTGATGCGGTTCGGACCGCACGGGGGCGTGTCAGTCGCCCCCAAAAGGGATTTTTCGGAGAATTTGCCCATATTCACCCCACCACATTAGGCGCAACGCTGGCCAATGCGATCATGGAAAGAAACTCCAATCTCCCGCCTGAGAAGATAGAGGATCTCATCTATTCCACCACCCTCGCTGTTAAGGAGCAGGGGGCCAACATCGCCAGA includes these proteins:
- a CDS encoding type II toxin-antitoxin system VapC family toxin, yielding MNIVDSSGWLAYFADEPNAKHFLSPLSDSALLVVPTVTIYEVFKVILRESSENEALQAVVAMQKGTVVDLNASLAIAASKLSLEHNLPMADSIILATAQEFKAILWTQDSDFKNISHVKYFPKK
- a CDS encoding AbrB/MazE/SpoVT family DNA-binding domain-containing protein, translated to MQSVTVSPKYQVVIPKTVREALNLLPGQKMQVVEYAGRIELIPERDIKELRGFLKGINTEFKREEDRV